In Mercurialis annua linkage group LG6, ddMerAnnu1.2, whole genome shotgun sequence, the following are encoded in one genomic region:
- the LOC126653845 gene encoding putative ribosomal large subunit pseudouridine synthase SVR1, chloroplastic isoform X2 yields the protein MVSAAATLSSLHNIQHLIFSTKPSLLKPIASLPRIICSSSSQEFNISFAPPKPKPKQQTQFDFSNQEGQLFIPWIVRGEDGNLKLQSHPPARLLHALADAKTQNPKKKIKKKSVGVKKDDAPIAKAQISAGPERTYSKAARRFYNENFREQPQRLSKVLAASGVASRRNCEELIFEGKVTVNGSVCNTPQTRVDPGRDVIYVDGNRLPRRLPPKVYFALNKPKGYICSSGEKESKSVISLFDSYFKSWDKINSGRPKPRLFTVGRLDVATTGLIIVTNDGDFAQALAHPSFNLSKEYIATIEGVVNKRHLIAISEGTTIEGVHCTPDSVELLPSQPDMSRPRLRIVVHEGRNHEVRELVKNAGLEVYALKRVRIGGYRLPSDLG from the exons ATGGTTTCAGCAGCGGCAACACTCTCATCACTCCATAATATCCAACACCTCATCTTCTCCACAAAACCCTCTCTTCTTAAACCCATTGCTTCACTACCTCGCATCATTTGCTCTTCGTCTTCTCAGGAATTCAACATCTCATTCGCCCCTCCAAAACCCAAACCAAAGCAACAAACCCAGTTCGATTTCTCCAACCAAGAAGGTCAGCTCTTCATTCCCTGGATTGTTCGCGGCGAAGACGGCAATCTCAAGCTCCAATCTCACCCACCCGCCCGCTTACTTCACGCTCTTGCTGATGCTAAAACTCAGAATCCCAAGAAGAAGATTAAGAAGAAGAGTGTTGGTGTAAAAAAAGATGATGCTCCCATTGCTAAGGCTCAAATTTCTGCTGGGCCCGAGAGGACTTATTCGAAAGCTGCCCGTAGATTTTACAATGAGAATTTTAGAGAGCAGCCGCAGCGGCTGAGTAAGGTTCTTGCAGCTTCTGGAG TGGCATCAAGAAGGAACTGTGAGGAGCTTATTTTCGAAGGAAAAGTTACTGTTAATGGTTCTGTGTGCAACACTCCTCAG ACACGAGTTGATCCCGGAAGAGATGTCATTTATGTTGATGGAAATCGCCTTCCTAGAAGACTGCCTCCGAAGGTGTATTTTGCACTTAATAAGCCAAAAGG GTACATTTGTTCTTCTGGGGAGAAAGAGTCCAAGTCTGTGATAAGCCTATTTGATAGCTATTTCAAGAGTTGG GATAAAATAAATTCTGGACGGCCTAAACCTCGACTTTTTACTGTTGGACGTCTCGATGTTGCCACAACTGGGTTAATTATCGTGACCAATGACG gagATTTTGCTCAAGCACTTGCACATCCTTCATTTAACTTGTCAAAAGA ATATATTGCAACCATAGAGGGTGTAGTAAACAAGCGGCATTTAATAGCCATCAGTGAAGGAACTACTATCGAAGGAGTCCATTGCACTCCGGATTCTGTAGAGCTGCTACCTTCACAGCCAGATATGTCAAGACCTCGTCTTCGCATAGTG GTTCATGAAGGGAGAAACCATGAAGTTCGAGAACTTGTGAAGAATGCTGGACTGGAG GTTTACGCATTAAAGCGTGTAAGAATTGGCGGATATAGGCTTCCTTCAGATCTTGGGTAA
- the LOC126653845 gene encoding putative ribosomal large subunit pseudouridine synthase SVR1, chloroplastic isoform X1, with protein MVSAAATLSSLHNIQHLIFSTKPSLLKPIASLPRIICSSSSQEFNISFAPPKPKPKQQTQFDFSNQEGQLFIPWIVRGEDGNLKLQSHPPARLLHALADAKTQNPKKKIKKKSVGVKKDDAPIAKAQISAGPERTYSKAARRFYNENFREQPQRLSKVLAASGVASRRNCEELIFEGKVTVNGSVCNTPQTRVDPGRDVIYVDGNRLPRRLPPKVYFALNKPKGYICSSGEKESKSVISLFDSYFKSWDKINSGRPKPRLFTVGRLDVATTGLIIVTNDGDFAQALAHPSFNLSKEYIATIEGVVNKRHLIAISEGTTIEGVHCTPDSVELLPSQPDMSRPRLRIVVHEGRNHEVRELVKNAGLEVYALKRVRIGGYRLPSDLGIGKHVELKKSELKALGWKN; from the exons ATGGTTTCAGCAGCGGCAACACTCTCATCACTCCATAATATCCAACACCTCATCTTCTCCACAAAACCCTCTCTTCTTAAACCCATTGCTTCACTACCTCGCATCATTTGCTCTTCGTCTTCTCAGGAATTCAACATCTCATTCGCCCCTCCAAAACCCAAACCAAAGCAACAAACCCAGTTCGATTTCTCCAACCAAGAAGGTCAGCTCTTCATTCCCTGGATTGTTCGCGGCGAAGACGGCAATCTCAAGCTCCAATCTCACCCACCCGCCCGCTTACTTCACGCTCTTGCTGATGCTAAAACTCAGAATCCCAAGAAGAAGATTAAGAAGAAGAGTGTTGGTGTAAAAAAAGATGATGCTCCCATTGCTAAGGCTCAAATTTCTGCTGGGCCCGAGAGGACTTATTCGAAAGCTGCCCGTAGATTTTACAATGAGAATTTTAGAGAGCAGCCGCAGCGGCTGAGTAAGGTTCTTGCAGCTTCTGGAG TGGCATCAAGAAGGAACTGTGAGGAGCTTATTTTCGAAGGAAAAGTTACTGTTAATGGTTCTGTGTGCAACACTCCTCAG ACACGAGTTGATCCCGGAAGAGATGTCATTTATGTTGATGGAAATCGCCTTCCTAGAAGACTGCCTCCGAAGGTGTATTTTGCACTTAATAAGCCAAAAGG GTACATTTGTTCTTCTGGGGAGAAAGAGTCCAAGTCTGTGATAAGCCTATTTGATAGCTATTTCAAGAGTTGG GATAAAATAAATTCTGGACGGCCTAAACCTCGACTTTTTACTGTTGGACGTCTCGATGTTGCCACAACTGGGTTAATTATCGTGACCAATGACG gagATTTTGCTCAAGCACTTGCACATCCTTCATTTAACTTGTCAAAAGA ATATATTGCAACCATAGAGGGTGTAGTAAACAAGCGGCATTTAATAGCCATCAGTGAAGGAACTACTATCGAAGGAGTCCATTGCACTCCGGATTCTGTAGAGCTGCTACCTTCACAGCCAGATATGTCAAGACCTCGTCTTCGCATAGTG GTTCATGAAGGGAGAAACCATGAAGTTCGAGAACTTGTGAAGAATGCTGGACTGGAG GTTTACGCATTAAAGCGTGTAAGAATTGGCGGATATAGGCTTCCTTCAGATCTTGG GATTGGGAAGCATGTTGAactaaaaaaaagtgaattgaAGGCATTGGGTTGGAAGAATTGA